One genomic region from Nostoc sphaeroides encodes:
- a CDS encoding Uma2 family endonuclease yields MSPLTLKLDTVNLSDEQFYHLCQNNRELKFERTAKGELIIISPVGGESGNREADLIIDLGIWNRQTGLGYTFSSSTIFKLPNGGDRSPDAAWIQRERWQALTPEQRRKFPPIAPDFVIELRSATDDLEMLRSKMQEYIDAGVQLAWLINPQQQQVEVYRQKQDVEVQNLPTQLSDENVLPGFSLSLSCY; encoded by the coding sequence ATGAGTCCTTTGACATTAAAACTAGACACCGTTAACCTGAGTGACGAACAATTTTATCACTTATGTCAAAATAACCGCGAATTGAAATTTGAACGCACTGCCAAGGGAGAATTAATCATCATCTCCCCCGTTGGAGGTGAAAGCGGTAATCGAGAAGCAGATTTAATTATTGATTTGGGAATCTGGAATCGGCAAACTGGACTGGGTTACACTTTCAGTTCTTCTACTATATTCAAATTACCCAATGGTGGCGATCGTTCCCCAGATGCGGCTTGGATTCAACGAGAACGTTGGCAAGCACTTACACCTGAACAAAGACGCAAATTTCCCCCGATTGCACCCGATTTTGTCATTGAATTAAGGTCAGCAACAGATGATTTGGAAATGTTGCGTTCCAAAATGCAAGAATATATAGATGCTGGCGTGCAATTAGCATGGTTAATTAACCCTCAACAGCAGCAAGTGGAAGTTTATCGCCAAAAACAAGATGTGGAAGTGCAAAATCTGCCGACGCAATTATCGGATGAAAATGTATTGCCAGGATTTAGCTTGAGTCTTTCTTGTTATTAA